The Zootoca vivipara chromosome 5, rZooViv1.1, whole genome shotgun sequence genome includes the window ACGAGATTTTTTCGTGTAGCTGGTAAAGCTTGTTGAAAAAAACAGGTCttaaattgtttctggaaagtaagGATGGTGAagggcagccacactgaaagaCTGCTCTGAGTTACTATGGAGTGGGCTTCTGATGTTTTTGGCCATTGAAGGAGAAACCCTCTTGCAGAATGCAAAATGACCTCGCAAAATGTAAAAACCAGTTACACAAACTTTATGGTATCAAAACCCATgattaaaatacacaatgaaaCAGTCCTATTAAAATATAAAGATCTACAATTAAAACATGCACAATAGAACAATCtcattaaaacattgctgcaattaaaacaggagactGAGGTGAAGAAATCAGGGACTGCCTATGCAAACAGGGGTGTCTTCAAAATCGAGCGGAATGCCAGTAAAGAAGGGACCTGTTGTATTTCAGCATGGAGTGCCTTTCACAACACCAGTGAAAAACCTATTTCCGCATTATCACAAGTCAGTGATCATCAGGCTGGGGCAAAACTAGCTGCATCCCATTTTTAACTAGGCCCTAAAACATTTTTAAGAATGTTTCACACATCTGAATCATACTAGCACCAAAGCAAGCCTCTGAATAACACTCATAGTTTATCATGTTTAATTAATATGtatgaaatacaaaataaatgcaCAGAGCATAGAAAATCTGTCAAAAGTCATACAGGTGGGGGAAGCTGTAGTATATGCTagttcagtgtttttcaaccttttttgggcaaaggcacacttgttccatgaaaaaaatcacgaggcacaccaccattaaaaaagtttaaaaaattaactctgtgcctatattgactatatataaagtaattctctttatatataggccATTTGTTAATGCCCTTTGTTGACTTTAAGCCTGCGTGgcgcttttaaattttttttccttgccacacagtacaaacattctcAGGCGTTAGGGGGGGACATGGGGGGAAGGAGACTCCGGCATTAGGGTCGTTGCTGCCATTGGTCAAGTGCCCGAAACGCCCTTCATGCCCAAAGGCCTCAGGGCCACTTACAGCGCTGctaaaaggcagaatgaaaagccCTCGGGTCGAGGGGAGCCTCGCAGGGCCCCCGACTCCGCGACCCAAGAGGGAACGAGGGTGCCACGCGGGGCTCACAGGAGACCCCTCCCCTCAAGAGGAAAGAGGCGCATCCcgggtgtttctctccccccgccagacctccctcccctcagaggcACCACTTTTCGGGCGCAGCGAAGGCCCGTTCCTCCCTGCCCTGCGCACCCCAACTGCCGCCAGAGGGCCATGGCCAACGCCGCCTCTGCTCCACGCCCGCTCGGCCTGATCCCGGGCCGCCTCTCCTGCCCGCCTCGCGCCTCGCTTactgcatggtcccttccaactctaaattaTATgagttttagagttggaagggaccacgcaGTAAGCGAGGCGCGAGGCGGGCAGGAGAGGCGGCCTGAGATCAGGCCGAGCGGGCGCAGAGTGGAGGCGGCGCCGGCCATGGCCCTCTGGCGGCggttggggtgcgcagggaggaacGGGCCTGCTCTCTGCCTTCTCACGCTCTAGCCTGGCCGGCCAAGGAGCGCTGTGCTGCGCTCGCCACTCGCGGGACTAGACTGGAAGCGAGTGCGAACGTCGGAGCGCGCCCTCCCAGATTTTGCGCCCGGTGCAGCCGCCCCTCGCCCCGTGTCGTGagccggccggcttcctttccggcgggtcagcgccccctaatggcggccgccttctcgtcgcggcacgtgaCCAGGcaacaaatcgcccttctcgtcgcggcacaccagccagcgtctcgcagcacactagtgtgccgcggaacagcggttgaaaaACGCTGTGCTAGTTGCATCCTTTGAAAGCTCCCTAGCTGCAAGAAACCTGGCTTGATGTTTCTGAAATTTGTTCCTATGCTGAACTGCTGAAATTTTCATGAACATGGATGATGGGGAAGTGTCTCCTAGTgcatcctctcctccttccacaaACCTCAGAGagtgtgttccggttttcaaacgttcttttggaagccaagcatccgacagggcttctgctgcttccaattggctgcaggagcttcctgcagccaatcaagaagccacactttggtttctgaatgttttggaagtcaaacggacttccggaacatattccgtttgacttcccaggtatgactgtactagagaTTCTAGAGTGTACCATTTCTAGTAGCCTGTCTGGCAGTGCCTTACCCTCTCCCTTTTCCATGGTTTCCTTTGCTTGTGCTGTGTCTTTTCCACTAGTTACCCTTTAAACTTTAAAGCAAAGATATAGCACCCAAGGCTTCCAACTTTGCGGCTGAAAAtctggttttaaaaataataggtTGGTATATTCAGTTATGTGAGTTGAATTATTCCTTGATGTGTGATATGGTTTAATGAAGGCTAACAGTTTGAAACcacgaagtgcaagtaaataaataggtacagctccggcgggaaggtaaacggtgtttccgtgtgctgctccggttcgccagaagcagcttagtcatgctggccacataacccggaagctgtacgccggctccctcggccagtaaagcgagatgaacaccgcaaccccagagttgtccgcgactggacctaatggtcaggggtctctttacctctCTATCTTTTAATGCTGACTTGAAAGTGCTTCTGCACTACACTGAGAAGTGGCCCATCCATTTGCTGAACCTTCTACCACCTGAAGTTGCGGTGGGTAGTTATTGTACTTTACTAAGAAGTTACTGTATTGATTTCTTTCTCGTCTCATACATATCTTGTCCAGAAGTTCTTTGTTCCGCAGCCCATAAACCACAGGGCTGAAGCTTTGTGCaaataagaaaacaacaaaagcTCCAAATTTTATCTGAACGTGTTCCGATCCTTTTCCAATGGCTGTGAAGATTAAGGGTGGAAGAATATGTAAGCTCATTTGTACACCGTGAATAATGACTGTTTTTCTGGCCGCCTTATTTGAACAGTTAAAATGACCGCTGAGCTTTCCTTCTCTCCATAGGAGAAAATAAGCAGCTACCATGACGGCTGCAAGAAGCAAAATGAGAAGAATTCCGGTAATTTTGGCAAAATCACCACCCAGGATAGTTGGGCAAGAGAGCTCTGCTTCATATATGTCCCTCGGATCTCCTGCTGAACGTTCCACGATGATCAAGCATGCAGATTTGAGGATTGTTCCAATCCAAACACAAGCTATAGCTTTGCGTTTCACCAAGTGTACAAAGGCCAGGTATCTCAAAGGCCAGCAAACTGCTAAGCAAGTGTTAATTGCCATCAAAGCCAGCGTTACCAGCACTGTTTCTGTAATTGCTGTTTGTACTCCAAAGGTGATCCAGATCCAGAATTGTTGCACTTTAAATTTTTGTATCGCGTTGGACACCATGCCAGAACAACAGAATAAAGAGCAACAGAGAAGATGATGGCACAGGAGGAAGTATCTCACTTCCTTCACCATTTTAGAGTTCTGTCTCACAGTCTTGATTATTAATATAGTCAATGCAGTTATGAATATGAAGTTAGCCAAATAAAGGCCTCCTTTTACAACCACTAGCGTTTGTATTAAATCTGATTTGTTTGCTTGAGTTTCAGTTGTGGACACATTCATAATAGCCAAGTGTAGTTCTTGCCCTGGAAATAAACAAGCGATACATTTATAACAGTATTATAACAATATATTTCCAGCTATTTTTATGCAGTctgatggggaaacccagccagatgggtggggtataaataacaacaacaacatttatactatttatactattattactatttacaTGAACAGGATCAtaatctatatcaggcatccccaaactgcggccctccagatgttttggcctacaactcccatgatccctagctaacaggaccagtggtcagggatgatgggaattgtagtccaaaacatctggagggctgaagtttggggatgcctgatctatatgcaCTGGAGCTTTGAGCCACTGTGGTGTCGTTGGTTACATTGCTGGAGTAGAATctagaagaccagggttcaaaacccaACTCAGCACTAGGGATGCTGGAGAAATTTTATTCAGGATGCATTTGATGCTGAATTTTTCCAGTCCACACTTTCTGAAGGAActaatcttttgaaatttgcacttatccaaattttgcagtgccattctCCAACCAAACCCTGTTTACAAAATGGCATATACAGTATTAGGGGAAGTTTGCCTAAAAATGAGgctatggggggtggggggtggaacagcttgcaaaaatgtgtacattagtcaaaactgtatatttaaaatgtgtttatgagGAGAAATTTGCCCTAAAATGTGATGAACTTTTAAgaggattttaaaagaaaaatatctctGAGCCACGAAGTTCATCAGTTGACTTCCTTAGTTAATTTTTCAGAAAGGGCCAAATGTCCATACTTTCTGTTTCCACTGAACAACTGAATCTTTTAAACTGGTATTTATTGCGCATTTGTTCCAATTGGTTTGCGGGGAGGTTATACGACAATGAACGTTCATCCTGATTGGCTTGCCCATCTCcagcaaatcacccagagatcctGCATTACCTTCTGTCCATCCCTGGTTTATAACAATAGTCAGCGTGAGAAATGGAGAGCTGTCTGGCAATGCTCTCTATTACCCTGATTAATAGCATGTAATCTGAAACTAGGAGGTAGGTATACCAAATCCCCCAAATAGCACATCTGCTTCTCTTCTACTAGAAAACAGTGAGAATagcacaattaaaacaacaactagTAGTGTATGAGTGTTCATCATGCTAAATTAAATTGAGTTGAAGCAATGTCATGACAGAGGTTAGAAAACAGTTCTATACCACAGCAAATTTATAAATCCCAAGAGCTGGAATACATCACTTATTTAACTTCATTTCTCCCATATCTTACCTTTTcatgttctccctctcccatgaGTAGATTCTAAATTTGAAGATTATGACTTCTCAAGCTACAGTACCACATTCATCTAAGCATGATGATGTCTTCAAAACGCAGACTCTTCATGGCCCTTGATGTTTAATCCTAGTTTAGATGTTTAGCCGATCTTTAAAACGGTGCTTTTAACAGAACGCCAATTTCAATAGTTTACACTGAtctggaaatgcactgaaaatttAGAGCTAGCTCACACTGCTTCTTTTTGTTCCACTGCATCTTactgaaatgaaaagaagaaggaaaactaaCTCTTAGATTATTAATTGTGAAACTAGAgggaggaaataaaacaaaaaaccccaaagaaaacTTTCTCACATCTTCCACCAgctattttgcattttcttaGCAAGACCAGTCTCTAAATATCTATTTATTGCCTGGATAAATGCCTACATCGTCTACCTCAACCCCAAAATGCAC containing:
- the LOC118094070 gene encoding uncharacterized protein LOC118094070, which encodes MNVSTTETQANKSDLIQTLVVVKGGLYLANFIFITALTILIIKTVRQNSKMVKEVRYFLLCHHLLCCSLFCCSGMVSNAIQKFKVQQFWIWITFGVQTAITETVLVTLALMAINTCLAVCWPLRYLAFVHLVKRKAIACVWIGTILKSACLIIVERSAGDPRDIYEAELSCPTILGGDFAKITGILLILLLAAVMVAAYFLLWREGKLSGHFNCSNKAARKTVIIHGVQMSLHILPPLIFTAIGKGSEHVQIKFGAFVVFLFAQSFSPVVYGLRNKELLDKICMRRERNQYSNFLVKYNNYPPQLQVVEGSANGWATSQCSAEALSSQH